A region of Acipenser ruthenus chromosome 51, fAciRut3.2 maternal haplotype, whole genome shotgun sequence DNA encodes the following proteins:
- the LOC131722784 gene encoding uncharacterized protein LOC131722784 encodes MELYNVFINYRALLYCIILKGPGCSVVGARCFIRSDTEGEQRGGERVCMELYNVFINYRALLYCIILKGPGCSVVGARCFIRSDTEGEQRGGERVCMELYNVFINYRALLYCIILKGPGCSVVGARCFIRSDTEGEQRGGERVCMELYNVFINYRALLYCIILKGPGCSVVGARCFIRSDTEGEQRGGERVCMELYNVFINYRALLYCIILKGPGCSVVGARCFIRSDTEGEQRGGERVCMELYNVFINYRALLYCIILKGPGCSVVGARCFIRSDTEGEQRGGERVCMELYNVFINYRALLYCIILKGPGCSVVGARCFIRSDTEGEQRGGERVCMELYNVFINYRALLYCIILKGPGCSVVGARCFIRSDTEGEQRGGERVCMELYNVFINYRALLYCIILKGPGCSVVGARCFIRSDTEGEQRGGERVCMELYNVFINYRALLYCIILKGPGCSVVGARCFIRSDTEGEQRGGERVCMELYNVFINYRALLYCIILKGPGCSVVGARCFIRSDTEGEQRGGERVCMELYNVFINYRALLYCIILKGPGCSVVGARCFIRSDTEGEQRGGERVCMELYNVFINYRALLYCIILKGPGCSVVGARCFIRSDTEGEQRGGERVCMELYNVFINYRALLYCIILKGPGCSVVGARCFIRSDTEGEQRGGERVCMELYNVFINYRALLYCIILKGPGCSVVGARCFIRSDTEGEQRGGERVCMELYNVFINYRALLYCIILKGPGCSVVGARCFIRSDTEGEQRGGERVCMELYNVFINYRALLYCIILKGPGCSVVGARCFIRSDTEGEQRGGERVCMELYNVFINYRALLYCIILKGPGCSVVGARCFIRSDTEGEQRGGEKVCMELYNVFINYRALLYCIILKGPGCSVVGARCFIRSDTEGEQRGGERVCMELYNVFINYRALLYCIILKGPGCSVVGARCFIRSDTEGEQRGGERVCMELYNVFINYRALLYCIILKGPGCSVVGARCFIRSDTEGEQRGGERVCMELYNVFINYRALLYCIILKGPGCSVVGARCFIRSDTEGEQRGGERVCMELYNVFINYRALLYCIILKGPGCSVVGARCFIRSDTEGEQRGGERVCMELYNVFINYRALLYCIILKGPGCSVVGARCFIRSDTEGEQRGGTGWKINYWLIRAFFDIFQSCIRSKARVSFIDRLDSCCTRTNLSV; translated from the coding sequence atggagctctacaatgtgtttataaactacagagcgctgttatattgtattattttgaaaggtccgggttgtagtgtggtaggagcgcgttgttttatccgttcagacactgagggagagcagagaggaggtgagagagtctgcatggagctctacaatgtgtttataaactacagagcgctgttatattgtattattttgaaaggtccgggttgtagtgtggtaggagcgcgttgttttatccgttcagacactgagggagagcagagaggaggtgagagagtctgcatggagctctacaatgtgtttataaactacagagcgctgttatattgtattattttgaaaggtccgggttgtagtgtggtaggagcgcgttgttttatccgttcagacactgagggagagcagagaggaggtgagagagtctgcatggagctctacaatgtgtttataaactacagagcgctgttatattgtattattttgaaaggtccgggttgtagtgtggtaggagcgcgttgttttatccgttcagacactgagggagagcagagaggaggtgagagagtctgcatggagctctacaatgtgtttataaactacagagcgctgttatattgtattattttgaaaggtccgggttgtagtgtggtaggagcgcgttgttttatccgttcagacactgagggagagcagagaggaggtgagagagtctgcatggagctctacaatgtgtttataaactacagagcgctgttatattgtattattttgaaaggtccgggttgtagtgtggtaggagcgcgttgttttatccgttcagacactgagggagagcagagaggaggtgagagagtctgcatggagctctacaatgtgtttataaactacagagcgctgttatattgtattattttgaaaggtccgggttgtagtgtggtaggagcgcgttgttttatccgttcagacactgagggagagcagagaggaggtgagagagtctgcatggagctctacaatgtgtttataaactacagagcgctgttatattgtattattttgaaaggtccgggttgtagtgtggtaggagcgcgttgttttatccgttcagacactgagggagagcagagaggaggtgagagagtctgcatggagctctacaatgtgtttataaactacagagcgctgttatattgtattattttgaaaggtccgggttgtagtgtggtaggagcgcgttgttttatccgttcagacactgagggagagcagagaggaggtgagagagtctgcatggagctctacaatgtgtttataaactacagagcgctgttatattgtattattttgaaaggtccgggttgtagtgtggtaggagcgcgttgttttatccgttcagacactgagggagagcagagaggaggtgagagagtctgcatggagctctacaatgtgtttataaactacagagcgctgttatattgtattattttgaaaggtccgggttgtagtgtggtaggagcgcgttgttttatccgttcagacactgagggagagcagagaggaggtgagagagtctgcatggagctctacaatgtgtttataaactacagagcgctgttatattgtattattttgaaaggtccgggttgtagtgtggtaggagcgcgttgttttatccgttcagacactgagggagagcagagaggaggtgagagagtctgcatggagctctacaatgtgtttataaactacagagcgctgttatattgtattattttgaaaggtccgggttgtagtgtggtaggagcgcgttgttttatccgttcagacactgagggagagcagagaggaggtgagagagtctgcatggagctctacaatgtgtttataaactacagagcgctgttatattgtattattttgaaaggtccgggttgtagtgtggtaggagcgcgttgttttatccgttcagacactgagggagagcagagaggaggtgagagagtctgcatggagctctacaatgtgtttataaactacagagcgctgttatattgtattattttgaaaggtccgggttgtagtgtggtaggagcgcgttgttttatccgttcagacactgagggagagcagagaggaggtgagagagtctgcatggagctctacaatgtgtttataaactacagagcgctgttatattgtattattttgaaaggtccgggttgtagtgtggtaggagcgcgttgttttatccgttcagacactgagggagagcagagaggaggtgagagagtctgcatggagctctacaatgtgtttataaactacagagcgctgttatattgtattattttgaaaggtccgggttgtagtgtggtaggagcgcgttgttttatccgttcagacactgagggagagcagagaggaggtgagagagtctgcatggagctctacaatgtgtttataaactacagagcgctgttatattgtattattttgaaaggtccgggttgtagtgtggtaggagcgcgttgttttatccgttcagacactgagggagagcagagaggaggtgagaaagtctgcatggagctctacaatgtgtttataaactacagagcgctgttatattgtattattttgaaaggtccgggttgtagtgtggtaggagcgcgttgttttatccgttcagacactgagggagagcagagaggaggtgagagagtctgcatggagctctacaatgtgtttataaactacagagcgctgttatattgtattattttgaaaggtccgggttgtagtgtggtaggagcgcgttgttttatccgttcagacactgagggagagcagagaggaggtgagagagtctgcatggagctctacaatgtgtttataaactacagagcgctgttatattgtattattttgaaaggtccgggttgtagtgtggtaggagcgcgttgttttatccgttcagacactgagggagagcagagaggaggtgagagagtctgcatggagctctacaatgtgtttataaactacagagcgctgttatattgtattattttgaaaggtccgggttgtagtgtggtaggagcgcgttgttttatccgttcagacactgagggagagcagagaggaggtgagagagtctgcatggagctctacaatgtgtttataaactacagagcgctgttatattgtattattttgaaaggtccgggttgtagtgtggtaggagcgcgttgttttatccgttcagacactgagggagagcagagaggaggtgagagagtctgcatggagctctacaatgtgtttataaactacagagcgctgttatattgtattattttgaaaggtccgggttgtagtgtggtaggagcgcgttgttttatccgttcagacactgagggagagcagagaggag